One window of the Pedobacter ginsengisoli genome contains the following:
- a CDS encoding DUF4856 domain-containing protein produces the protein MKIQYFKSSVFIALAVAALTSCKKDKVDQEGSKSLRPAIDYTKLVDGTKYDASNTIFVDAAGKTTIDLTTGNFRYRVFQGINTYGGVWKTKLVDGNVLKNMYSNTGNPFTAESNPAPADFAAINASGVQLRNVTASSWDAASAEVVRKKIEADLALLATISASGNVVATKGNAGYIANNGGSKYLLDAKGLEIGQLIQKGLIGAFDLDYIGNVLLNKGLEADNKTLVSGKNYTKLEQNWDEAYGSLTLNPIYLAGSTDAVRGTTESFIGSYIWEYNKTNYAKIFPAFLKGRAAAVNNDATELKAQALFIRTQMEYAIANAAWNYLKKWKDNSLTDAGAAAHALGEGLGFVYSLRFATVHKADAKFSDDILNALINTDGGAWDLTPAKVTAAQDAIKAKFGL, from the coding sequence ATGAAAATTCAATACTTTAAAAGTTCAGTATTTATTGCCCTTGCAGTTGCGGCTCTTACTTCATGTAAGAAAGATAAAGTTGATCAGGAAGGAAGCAAATCTTTGCGCCCTGCAATTGACTATACTAAATTGGTAGATGGAACTAAGTACGATGCATCAAATACCATCTTTGTAGATGCAGCTGGTAAAACTACAATTGATTTAACTACAGGTAACTTCCGTTACAGAGTATTTCAAGGTATAAACACTTATGGTGGAGTATGGAAAACTAAATTGGTTGATGGTAATGTATTGAAAAACATGTATTCAAATACTGGTAATCCATTTACTGCTGAATCTAATCCTGCTCCGGCTGATTTTGCAGCAATAAATGCTTCTGGTGTTCAGTTGCGTAATGTTACTGCCTCATCTTGGGATGCCGCTTCAGCAGAAGTTGTACGTAAGAAAATCGAAGCAGATCTTGCATTGCTTGCTACTATAAGTGCCTCTGGAAATGTTGTTGCTACAAAAGGAAACGCTGGCTACATTGCTAATAATGGGGGCTCTAAATATCTGCTTGATGCTAAAGGACTAGAAATCGGTCAATTAATTCAAAAAGGTTTAATTGGTGCTTTTGATCTGGATTATATCGGTAATGTTTTACTTAACAAAGGTCTGGAAGCTGATAACAAGACTTTAGTATCTGGTAAAAATTACACAAAATTAGAGCAAAACTGGGATGAAGCTTATGGTTCATTAACTTTAAACCCAATTTATCTTGCAGGTTCAACAGATGCTGTAAGAGGTACTACTGAATCTTTTATCGGTTCGTACATTTGGGAATACAACAAAACAAATTATGCTAAAATTTTCCCTGCATTTTTAAAAGGACGTGCTGCGGCTGTTAATAATGACGCAACAGAATTAAAAGCACAAGCTTTATTTATCAGAACTCAAATGGAATATGCGATTGCTAATGCTGCCTGGAATTATCTTAAAAAATGGAAAGACAATAGTTTAACAGATGCAGGTGCTGCTGCCCATGCGTTAGGTGAGGGTTTGGGATTCGTTTACTCGTTACGTTTTGCAACTGTTCATAAAGCTGATGCTAAATTCTCTGATGATATTCTTAACGCTCTAATAAATACTGATGGCGGTGCCTGGGATTTAACTCCGGCAAAAGTAACTGCCGCACAAGATGCTATTAAAGCCAAGTTTGGTTTGTAG
- a CDS encoding response regulator transcription factor, which translates to MKVLFVEDEPVLLEEMETYFNSHDCICEQAVTFGQAEQKLRDYMYDVVVLDITLPDGNGIDLIEDIRKSHLETGILILSAKDSLQDKLNGLNLGADDYLTKPFYLEELNARVNAIYRRKTLKGAEQIMFDDFTMHPASKSFFFKGNEVSLTRKEYDMLIYFVINKNRVVSKASIVEHLWGDHFDQSDNFDTVYVHMKNLRKKLCNISGKDYIKTVYGMGYKFTY; encoded by the coding sequence ATGAAGGTGTTGTTTGTAGAAGATGAGCCAGTACTACTGGAAGAAATGGAAACCTATTTCAACTCACATGATTGTATATGCGAACAAGCAGTAACTTTTGGCCAGGCGGAACAAAAACTGAGGGACTATATGTACGATGTTGTTGTTCTTGACATCACTCTACCTGATGGAAACGGGATAGATTTGATAGAAGACATTAGGAAAAGTCATCTGGAAACCGGAATCCTAATTCTTTCAGCAAAAGACTCCTTACAGGATAAACTGAATGGATTAAACCTGGGAGCGGACGACTATTTAACCAAGCCATTTTATCTGGAGGAGTTAAATGCACGCGTAAACGCAATATACCGGAGAAAGACGCTGAAAGGTGCCGAACAAATTATGTTTGATGATTTCACCATGCACCCTGCATCTAAATCGTTCTTCTTTAAAGGCAATGAAGTTAGTCTGACCAGAAAGGAATACGACATGCTTATTTATTTTGTAATTAATAAGAACCGTGTGGTGAGCAAGGCATCAATAGTGGAACATTTATGGGGCGACCATTTTGACCAGAGTGATAATTTTGACACGGTATATGTGCATATGAAGAACCTGCGAAAAAAACTATGCAATATCTCGGGAAAAGACTACATTAAAACAGTATATGGAATGGGCTATAA